A window of Candidatus Hydrogenedentota bacterium contains these coding sequences:
- a CDS encoding VWA domain-containing protein, whose translation MGNLFSESQWHLWLPLGAAVLVCLAWLLRRLERQRRARLERTVDARLLPRLLPGYDARVRRPLYWLTMAGFAALALALAQPRWGQAWVEVEKHSRDILILLDTSESMNAADLRPSRLARARQKIQSLMEKCPADRFGLVAFSGGAALQCPLTLDQGYFRSVLDAVDTDTLSAEGTDIAAALREAAAVFREDAAGAEDAGKGSRAILLISDGEQVTGDAAKAVGEAAAYAEIFVLAVGTPDGAVVPPPVIRGREMAAPELTQPHQSRLDEEALRNVARDHNAFVTLTASNEDIDRLYQELEHLSGRAYASAIRNRLINRYQWPLSAAILCFAAEGLWLGAMPYIRGWRMRRYGEDPEGGAYA comes from the coding sequence ATGGGTAACCTGTTTTCTGAATCGCAATGGCACCTGTGGCTGCCGCTGGGCGCGGCGGTGCTTGTGTGCCTGGCTTGGCTGCTCCGCCGGTTGGAACGGCAACGCCGTGCGCGGCTCGAGCGAACCGTCGACGCGCGCTTGTTGCCCCGGCTGCTGCCCGGCTATGATGCACGGGTGCGGCGGCCGTTGTATTGGCTGACGATGGCGGGTTTTGCCGCGCTCGCGCTGGCGTTGGCCCAGCCGCGCTGGGGCCAGGCGTGGGTGGAAGTCGAAAAACACTCCCGGGACATCCTGATTCTCTTGGACACCTCCGAAAGCATGAACGCGGCCGACTTGCGCCCCAGCAGGCTTGCCCGCGCGCGCCAGAAAATTCAGTCGCTGATGGAGAAGTGCCCCGCGGACCGGTTCGGACTGGTCGCGTTTTCCGGGGGCGCGGCCCTCCAGTGCCCGCTGACCCTGGACCAAGGCTATTTCCGCAGCGTGCTGGACGCGGTGGACACAGACACACTGAGCGCGGAAGGCACCGACATTGCCGCGGCCCTGCGCGAGGCCGCCGCGGTCTTCCGCGAAGACGCGGCTGGCGCGGAAGACGCGGGCAAGGGCTCGCGCGCCATCCTGCTCATCAGTGACGGGGAACAGGTGACGGGCGACGCCGCGAAGGCCGTGGGAGAGGCGGCCGCCTACGCGGAAATCTTCGTGCTGGCCGTGGGCACGCCGGACGGGGCCGTGGTGCCGCCGCCCGTCATTCGCGGGCGCGAAATGGCTGCGCCCGAATTGACGCAACCGCATCAGTCACGCCTGGATGAAGAGGCGCTGCGCAACGTCGCGCGCGACCACAATGCCTTTGTGACGCTGACCGCGAGCAACGAGGACATCGATCGCCTCTATCAGGAACTGGAGCACCTGAGCGGCCGCGCCTATGCCAGCGCCATTCGCAACAGGCTCATCAACCGTTATCAATGGCCTTTGAGCGCAGCCATTCTTTGTTTCGCCGCGGAAGGGCTGTGGCTTGGCGCGATGCCGTATATCCGTGGTTGGCGCATGCGCCGGTATGGCGAGGACCCGGAGGGCGGCGCATATGCGTGA
- a CDS encoding BatD family protein, with the protein MSRTLHIALTLACLALAAQAQPSVQVSVDSTTVFVGEPFAVRVSASGARVGRPVIPHVEELVFNRTPAGTSQSMQIQFVNGRAATNEVHEWTYYATPKREGSITLPPISVRIDGKDYFSEELQLTAEKSPPPQAVPHVPAPRRPHAGGVPDAAQTEKEVTWDDVIQVECTVDKRRAYQGEPLQLTLSIWQLQYWGLSVRYTGPRNLEMPSTEGFYALQPEQEERRASRNGFDYEVQEFTQRIYPMRSGMLEIGPWTWEGMATAMTQFGPKTHSYRLSTQPITIEVLALPEAPPGFTGAVGRFRVQVEIPVKEIEQGVPVDFMVRVSGEGNPDAIGSPVMPELSWAHVHEQLSEVNPDGKGGPAFTKSFRYTLTPLEIGGQSLPSISFCYFDPAAERYRTEDSRPIAVRVIPPSGNASVAAAPTPVAQTQADMKEDIWSIKAAGGSLRKGNGGALAPAVVALAPPVLWSGFLLFMRQQRRLRTDADYARRYYARSRIRKRLRQIAGAADPVQELYRALIEYLGDTCGLNSAGMTSADVRKLLEERGVANESGETLVKILRSCERDRYAAAKLSKDELDALTHAAVSCMDVLEGALRKGAAR; encoded by the coding sequence GTGTCGCGGACGCTCCACATAGCGCTGACGCTGGCTTGCCTCGCGCTGGCCGCGCAGGCCCAGCCTTCCGTGCAGGTGTCGGTCGACAGCACGACCGTGTTCGTCGGCGAACCGTTTGCCGTGCGCGTGAGCGCGAGCGGCGCGCGGGTGGGCCGGCCGGTGATCCCGCATGTGGAGGAGCTGGTTTTCAACCGTACGCCCGCTGGAACAAGCCAGTCTATGCAGATTCAGTTTGTCAACGGCCGGGCCGCCACGAACGAGGTGCATGAATGGACGTATTACGCAACGCCGAAGCGGGAAGGGTCAATCACCCTGCCGCCCATCAGCGTGCGCATTGACGGAAAGGACTACTTCAGCGAAGAGCTGCAGTTGACGGCGGAGAAGTCGCCGCCGCCGCAGGCGGTGCCGCATGTGCCCGCGCCGCGTCGGCCGCATGCCGGAGGCGTCCCGGACGCTGCCCAGACAGAGAAAGAGGTTACATGGGATGACGTCATTCAGGTGGAATGCACGGTAGACAAACGTCGCGCCTACCAAGGCGAACCTCTCCAGTTGACGCTCAGCATCTGGCAGTTGCAGTACTGGGGGCTTTCGGTCCGGTACACCGGGCCGCGCAACCTCGAAATGCCGTCGACGGAAGGGTTCTATGCCCTGCAACCGGAGCAGGAAGAACGCAGGGCGTCGCGCAACGGGTTCGACTATGAGGTGCAGGAATTCACGCAACGCATTTACCCGATGCGTTCGGGCATGCTTGAAATCGGGCCTTGGACATGGGAGGGCATGGCCACCGCGATGACGCAGTTCGGGCCGAAGACGCACAGCTATCGCCTGTCCACGCAACCCATTACAATTGAAGTGCTTGCCCTGCCGGAGGCGCCTCCCGGATTCACGGGGGCGGTTGGGCGCTTTCGCGTGCAGGTCGAAATTCCCGTCAAGGAAATCGAACAGGGCGTGCCCGTGGACTTCATGGTGCGCGTCTCGGGCGAGGGCAATCCCGACGCGATCGGGTCCCCCGTCATGCCCGAGCTTTCCTGGGCCCATGTGCATGAACAGTTGTCGGAAGTGAACCCGGACGGCAAGGGAGGCCCGGCCTTCACGAAGTCGTTTCGCTACACCTTGACTCCGCTGGAAATCGGCGGGCAATCCCTTCCATCCATTTCCTTCTGTTATTTTGATCCCGCCGCGGAACGGTATCGAACCGAAGACTCCCGTCCCATAGCGGTGCGCGTCATCCCGCCGAGCGGAAACGCGAGCGTCGCGGCGGCGCCGACTCCCGTGGCGCAGACCCAAGCGGACATGAAAGAGGATATCTGGTCGATCAAGGCCGCCGGCGGTTCTTTGCGCAAGGGAAACGGCGGAGCGCTCGCGCCCGCGGTAGTGGCGCTCGCACCCCCGGTGCTCTGGAGCGGTTTTCTTCTGTTCATGCGGCAGCAGCGGCGTCTGCGCACCGACGCCGATTATGCGCGCAGGTATTACGCCCGGTCGCGTATCCGCAAACGGTTGCGGCAGATCGCGGGCGCCGCGGACCCTGTTCAAGAACTGTATCGCGCGCTGATCGAATATCTCGGAGACACCTGCGGCTTGAACAGCGCGGGTATGACTTCCGCCGATGTGCGCAAGCTGTTGGAAGAGCGCGGCGTGGCGAATGAATCCGGCGAAACGCTGGTAAAGATATTGCGGTCCTGCGAACGCGACCGGTATGCCGCGGCGAAACTCAGCAAAGATGAGCTGGACGCGCTGACACACGCTGCCGTCTCGTGCATGGATGTCCTTGAAGGGGCCTTGCGAAAGGGGGCCGCGCGATGA
- a CDS encoding tetratricopeptide repeat protein, with amino-acid sequence MSMALMLTVLLGVDSFAQTFEQANDAYARGAYEEAARGYEALIAESIEDPAVFFNLGNAYYKQGRLGCAIANYERALRLEPGMPDARDNLGQAVMKTRRKLGAPMPAMWARNLFFWHYDIPYDTTRVLAAISWVLFWAFLGVRLWRKIPYLHGAIIAAGILAVAFGASTLAKGRPAPRAAVAVDQVAMRYGPGEQEEVVLYAPDGDGRKMPGELFDGDRVLVEARRDGWVLVAAADGARGWIPENTIVYSTPPYGEPPTQDSAPPAEAAETAS; translated from the coding sequence ATGAGCATGGCGCTTATGCTGACAGTGCTCCTGGGCGTGGATTCCTTCGCGCAGACCTTTGAGCAGGCCAATGATGCGTACGCGCGCGGCGCGTACGAGGAAGCGGCGCGCGGCTACGAAGCGCTGATCGCGGAATCCATCGAGGACCCGGCCGTGTTCTTCAACTTGGGCAATGCCTACTACAAACAAGGGCGGCTCGGCTGCGCCATCGCGAACTATGAGCGGGCCCTGCGCCTCGAGCCGGGCATGCCGGACGCGCGCGATAACCTTGGGCAGGCGGTCATGAAGACGCGGCGGAAGCTGGGTGCGCCGATGCCCGCGATGTGGGCGCGGAACTTGTTCTTCTGGCATTACGATATTCCGTACGACACCACACGCGTGCTCGCCGCCATTTCGTGGGTGTTGTTCTGGGCATTCCTCGGCGTGCGCCTGTGGCGCAAGATCCCCTATCTTCACGGGGCGATTATCGCGGCGGGCATACTCGCCGTCGCGTTTGGCGCCTCAACATTGGCCAAGGGGCGCCCCGCGCCGCGGGCCGCCGTAGCGGTTGACCAGGTTGCGATGCGCTATGGCCCCGGCGAACAAGAAGAAGTGGTGCTCTACGCTCCCGACGGGGACGGCCGCAAGATGCCAGGCGAATTGTTCGATGGCGACCGGGTTCTGGTAGAGGCGCGGCGCGATGGCTGGGTCCTGGTTGCCGCGGCGGATGGCGCCCGCGGCTGGATACCCGAGAATACGATTGTCTATTCAACGCCTCCCTACGGCGAGCCTCCGACGCAAGACAGCGCGCCGCCCGCGGAAGCAGCGGAGACCGCCTCGTGA
- the glnD gene encoding [protein-PII] uridylyltransferase yields MSIPFGQLVAMTQDGGVALAGITRDDCLTAARCFVQARWAEIQERHRQGESGGNVVRLLADAADAVVRGAMVFAIRFIRADRCLLSRVAICGLGGYGRGQLCPHSDLDVGIIYEGRLARDVRELSRFLTTFLWDAGFHVGSTVHSVAEAVALAKQDPEVFTTYSQARLITGDNTVFARLKLRMTEIPARHLNQTLAHIRRREDPALLAPEHRDLYSPEPNVKENVGGLRDFHAAMWIILLSRGVTSLDDLTGLGLISPEEHLDVLEGLDFMLRVRNELHFGAGKAQDQLAFEQQRELAERFGYHFHGQQAIDRFLQDYYAAARRLRRFLQTAARICDQQMEPESVQAPDADSSGIVARGGLLHAGLNDANWFAEHPSRLMRVFWESARRDVPLSPQTERLVARNLHLVGEAMQSNDLVCRFFVAICNRPLRAGRVLRQMANCGLLGAYWPEFAAVQNVVRYEDFHHYPVGEHTLRATEALAEIPEMESGVARILERALHHIRDPYILVMAILMHDLGKALGEEHVVEGVRLTRHICARMGLPEEAAEPISWLVEHHLDMTHISFYRDTDDVDIIQSFAQTMKSDERLCKLLLLSYADLFAVGPEVWTEWKGALLLKLFLKTERVLLGRAEVIEEEFWMLPKADAVRQEVSPDLRDQVEGHLRALGERYFIGFSPRHIARHMACLADGRETGLAVHFSTFEETNMTEVVVCTRDRHGLFSQITGSFTSQLVDVWAAALFTLPDGYVVDCFTVFDASRRKPLTGAQCEGVRRVLHAVLMKGEDIERHVEASRRRLFALLQPRAPLRTVIGFDNRASRTDTVIDIETGDRTGLLYDITRALSEVGMDIQSARIVTDARRVRDAFYVRLNNRKLEDSAAQLVVQEALTSAIERRSPAERKGGTL; encoded by the coding sequence GTGAGTATCCCGTTCGGACAGCTGGTCGCGATGACGCAGGACGGCGGAGTTGCGCTCGCGGGAATCACGCGCGACGATTGCCTCACTGCGGCGCGCTGCTTCGTGCAGGCCCGCTGGGCCGAAATCCAGGAACGGCACCGGCAGGGCGAGTCGGGCGGCAACGTGGTCCGGCTGCTGGCCGACGCCGCAGACGCGGTAGTGCGCGGCGCCATGGTTTTCGCGATTCGCTTCATCAGGGCAGACCGGTGTCTGCTGTCGCGCGTCGCCATTTGCGGGCTCGGAGGTTACGGGCGCGGCCAGCTGTGCCCGCATTCGGACCTGGACGTGGGCATCATCTATGAAGGCCGCCTCGCGCGGGATGTGCGCGAACTCAGCCGTTTCTTGACCACCTTCTTGTGGGATGCCGGGTTTCACGTGGGGAGCACGGTTCACAGCGTCGCCGAGGCAGTGGCGCTGGCCAAACAAGACCCCGAGGTGTTCACGACTTACAGCCAGGCGCGGCTGATCACCGGCGATAACACTGTTTTCGCGCGGCTCAAGCTGCGCATGACGGAAATCCCGGCGCGGCATCTGAACCAGACGCTGGCGCATATCCGGCGGCGCGAAGACCCCGCGCTGTTGGCGCCGGAACACCGAGACCTGTACAGCCCCGAGCCGAACGTGAAGGAAAACGTGGGCGGGCTGCGCGATTTTCACGCCGCCATGTGGATCATTCTGCTGAGCCGCGGCGTCACGTCTCTGGACGACCTCACAGGCCTCGGGCTCATCTCGCCGGAAGAACATCTGGACGTGCTGGAAGGCCTGGACTTCATGCTGCGCGTGCGCAATGAACTGCATTTCGGCGCGGGCAAGGCGCAGGACCAGCTTGCCTTCGAACAGCAGCGGGAGCTCGCGGAGCGGTTCGGATACCATTTCCATGGGCAGCAGGCCATCGACCGGTTCCTGCAGGACTATTACGCCGCGGCGCGCCGCCTGCGCCGGTTCCTCCAGACGGCGGCCCGTATCTGCGACCAGCAGATGGAACCGGAGTCCGTGCAGGCGCCGGACGCCGACTCGTCCGGGATTGTGGCGCGTGGGGGCTTGCTCCATGCCGGATTGAACGACGCCAATTGGTTCGCGGAGCACCCATCGCGGCTGATGCGGGTCTTCTGGGAATCGGCGCGCCGCGACGTGCCGCTGAGCCCGCAGACCGAACGACTGGTCGCCCGAAACCTCCACCTGGTCGGCGAGGCGATGCAATCGAATGACCTGGTCTGCCGCTTCTTTGTGGCTATCTGCAACCGGCCGCTCCGCGCCGGCCGCGTGTTGCGGCAGATGGCCAACTGCGGCTTGCTCGGCGCGTATTGGCCTGAATTCGCCGCCGTCCAAAACGTGGTGCGGTACGAGGACTTCCACCACTATCCCGTGGGCGAGCACACGCTGCGGGCGACCGAGGCCCTCGCCGAGATCCCGGAGATGGAAAGCGGCGTTGCGCGCATTCTCGAGCGCGCGCTGCACCATATTCGCGACCCGTACATCCTGGTCATGGCTATTCTGATGCACGATCTCGGCAAGGCATTGGGCGAGGAACATGTCGTCGAAGGCGTTCGTCTTACGCGGCACATCTGCGCGCGCATGGGGTTGCCGGAAGAGGCTGCGGAGCCGATTTCCTGGCTTGTCGAACATCATCTCGACATGACGCACATCAGCTTTTACCGCGACACGGACGACGTGGACATCATTCAGTCGTTTGCGCAGACCATGAAATCCGACGAGCGGCTATGCAAGCTGCTCCTCCTTTCCTATGCGGACCTGTTCGCCGTGGGGCCCGAAGTATGGACGGAGTGGAAAGGCGCCTTGCTGCTAAAGCTGTTCTTGAAGACGGAGCGGGTGCTGCTCGGGCGCGCTGAGGTCATCGAAGAAGAATTCTGGATGCTGCCCAAGGCGGACGCCGTGCGGCAGGAGGTGTCCCCGGACCTGCGCGACCAGGTCGAAGGGCACCTGCGCGCATTGGGTGAGCGTTATTTCATAGGTTTTTCGCCGCGGCACATCGCGCGGCACATGGCGTGCCTGGCGGATGGCCGCGAAACGGGGCTGGCCGTCCATTTCAGCACGTTTGAAGAGACGAACATGACGGAAGTGGTCGTGTGCACCCGCGACCGGCACGGCCTGTTCTCGCAGATTACGGGCAGTTTCACCTCGCAATTGGTGGACGTTTGGGCCGCCGCCCTGTTCACGCTGCCGGATGGCTATGTGGTGGACTGCTTCACCGTCTTCGACGCGTCGCGGCGGAAACCGCTCACCGGCGCGCAGTGCGAGGGGGTGCGGCGCGTGCTGCACGCGGTGTTGATGAAAGGCGAGGATATAGAAAGGCACGTTGAAGCGTCGCGGCGGCGCCTGTTCGCCCTGCTCCAGCCCCGCGCGCCGTTGCGCACCGTCATCGGCTTTGATAACCGGGCCTCCCGAACCGACACGGTTATCGATATCGAAACGGGAGACCGGACCGGTCTCCTGTATGACATTACCCGCGCGCTTTCCGAGGTGGGGATGGATATTCAATCCGCTCGTATCGTCACGGACGCACGGCGTGTCCGCGACGCGTTTTATGTCCGGTTGAACAACAGAAAGCTGGAGGATTCCGCCGCACAGTTGGTGGTGCAGGAGGCATTGACCTCGGCCATCGAACGGCGATCCCCGGCTGAACGCAAAGGAGGTACCTTATGA